Proteins encoded together in one Psychrobacter sp. 28M-43 window:
- the map gene encoding type I methionyl aminopeptidase: MDKVILKNAAELEIMRESGRLLAFVFDYLDEQIAVGTSTMDINNLAEHYIVDQLGARPASKGQYGYQYALNTSVNNVVCHGIPSEQQILKSGNIVNVDITLEQGGFIADSSKMYLIGEVLPLAKRLVDQTYEAMWEGIRVVKPGATLGDVGYAIQSYAEQQGYSVVREYCGHGIGREMHEGPQVLHYGHQGKGLVLQEGMTFTIEPMVNQGKAKVKVKKDGWTVITNDKKLSAQWEHTVAVTSDGYEVLTLRNDELI; the protein is encoded by the coding sequence ATGGATAAGGTCATACTTAAAAATGCAGCAGAATTGGAAATCATGCGCGAGTCTGGACGACTTCTCGCCTTTGTCTTTGATTATCTCGATGAGCAAATTGCAGTCGGTACTTCTACGATGGACATCAATAACCTTGCTGAGCACTATATTGTCGATCAGTTAGGTGCACGTCCAGCCAGTAAGGGTCAGTATGGTTATCAGTATGCATTAAATACCTCGGTGAATAACGTGGTATGTCATGGTATTCCTTCAGAGCAGCAAATACTCAAATCGGGTAATATTGTGAATGTGGATATTACCCTAGAACAAGGTGGTTTTATCGCTGATTCTAGCAAAATGTATTTGATAGGTGAGGTGTTGCCCCTTGCAAAACGCTTGGTTGATCAGACCTATGAAGCCATGTGGGAAGGAATACGAGTGGTGAAACCTGGAGCAACGCTAGGTGATGTTGGTTATGCCATCCAAAGTTACGCTGAGCAGCAGGGCTATTCTGTAGTGCGAGAGTATTGTGGCCATGGTATTGGACGCGAAATGCATGAGGGACCGCAAGTTCTACATTACGGACATCAAGGAAAAGGCCTAGTCCTACAAGAAGGTATGACATTTACCATTGAACCGATGGTCAATCAAGGTAAAGCCAAAGTTAAAGTCAAAAAAGATGGCTGGACCGTAATCACCAATGATAAAAAATTATCTGCTCAGTGGGAGCATACAGTTGCGGTTACTTCTGACGGCTATGAAGTTCTTACTCTGCGAAACGATGAGCTTATTTAA
- a CDS encoding ParD-like family protein, whose translation MGIVKIDDELHEDIRKASAVMVRSINAQAEYWMKIGMLAEANPNMSYNQIINEQMRQADVNIRNLIDG comes from the coding sequence ATGGGTATTGTTAAAATTGATGATGAACTGCATGAAGATATTCGTAAAGCAAGTGCCGTCATGGTGCGCTCCATCAACGCACAAGCTGAATACTGGATGAAGATAGGCATGCTTGCTGAAGCCAACCCGAATATGTCTTACAACCAAATTATCAATGAGCAAATGAGACAAGCTGATGTCAATATAAGGAACCTTATAGATGGATAA
- a CDS encoding YjiH family protein — translation MDIIKASAASRDISGINIRQFLKFFIPSIIGLMLFVFPIPYVDGQFVTYAEGFTIPISVLKDYIQGYIGDLLPLLVVTSIMITLCCTLYTKIMKPAFILNNAFLNNLLNVTTPWLVIRMLGAFFVVVTYFKFGFEAIYSDNIGGLILYELMPILFIVFFLAGLLLPLLLDFGLLEFFGVLLSKVMRPLFGLPGRSSVDCLTSWLGDGTIGVLLTDKQLEGGFYTKKEAAIIATSFSAVSITFCLVVISQVKLESYFINMIGVVALCGIVCALIVPRLLPLSRIEDTYTIENSDRDHETIPEGKTLFTHSLHKAVQKADKSPSFLTFLRDGLKNILDMWIGILPVVMAIGTMGLIVAEETPVFDYLGMPFIPFLELLNIPFAAEMSKTIMVGFADMFLPAIIGSSIESELTRFVIACLSVSQLIYMSEVGGLILGTKIPVSFFQLLVIFLLRTIISLPIIAVCAHMIF, via the coding sequence ATGGACATTATTAAAGCCAGCGCTGCAAGTCGAGATATTAGCGGTATCAATATCAGACAGTTTTTGAAGTTCTTTATCCCCTCTATTATAGGTTTGATGCTTTTCGTATTTCCAATTCCCTATGTGGATGGTCAGTTTGTCACCTATGCAGAAGGATTTACCATTCCTATATCTGTATTGAAGGATTATATACAGGGTTATATCGGCGACCTTTTGCCGTTATTGGTTGTCACCTCAATCATGATTACCTTGTGTTGTACCTTATATACTAAAATCATGAAACCTGCATTTATTCTGAATAATGCGTTTTTGAATAACTTATTAAACGTTACAACGCCTTGGCTTGTTATTAGGATGCTTGGTGCGTTCTTCGTTGTTGTGACCTATTTTAAATTTGGGTTTGAGGCAATATATTCAGACAATATTGGCGGCTTAATATTATATGAGTTAATGCCAATACTTTTTATTGTATTTTTCTTAGCTGGATTACTGCTACCGTTATTGCTTGATTTTGGCTTATTAGAATTCTTCGGGGTTCTACTAAGTAAAGTGATGAGACCTTTATTTGGCTTACCAGGTAGGTCATCTGTAGATTGTTTAACGTCATGGTTGGGTGATGGCACTATCGGTGTCTTATTAACCGATAAACAATTGGAAGGTGGGTTCTATACCAAAAAAGAAGCGGCAATTATCGCGACAAGTTTTTCAGCAGTGTCGATTACATTCTGTTTGGTTGTCATCTCTCAGGTTAAGCTCGAGAGCTACTTTATCAATATGATTGGGGTCGTTGCTTTATGCGGGATTGTTTGTGCGCTAATAGTCCCAAGGTTATTGCCTTTATCTAGAATTGAAGATACTTATACTATCGAAAACAGTGATAGAGATCATGAAACCATTCCCGAAGGAAAAACACTATTTACCCACAGTTTACATAAAGCTGTCCAAAAAGCAGATAAGAGTCCAAGTTTTCTTACTTTCTTAAGAGATGGTCTAAAGAATATTTTGGATATGTGGATTGGGATATTGCCTGTCGTTATGGCAATCGGCACGATGGGTTTGATCGTTGCAGAAGAAACACCTGTATTTGATTATTTAGGTATGCCATTTATTCCATTCTTAGAGTTATTGAACATACCTTTTGCCGCAGAAATGTCAAAAACGATCATGGTGGGTTTTGCAGATATGTTCTTGCCGGCTATTATCGGTTCTTCAATAGAGTCAGAGTTAACGCGATTTGTTATCGCTTGCTTGTCAGTGTCTCAACTGATCTATATGTCAGAAGTTGGCGGATTGATTTTAGGGACAAAAATTCCGGTGAGCTTTTTTCAGTTATTAGTCATTTTTCTATTGAGAACAATCATCTCATTACCAATTATTGCGGTATGTGCTCACATGATTTTTTAA
- a CDS encoding arginase, which translates to MPDLDSNDERIVLFNRDKIMNDLMKNVRIVEVYSDVAGHKKGASLGIDALRASSKEMNADYYEKLQLDSIKNEYIHEEESPFKHAKYADVIEPVISKLAHKIKDIRNENQFPIVIAGDHSSCAGTMHGLKMAHPDAEIGVVYIDAHADFHSPYTSGSGNMHGMPLAMACAIDNLECQRNELSEKEKEYWEKLKFMASSEPSIKPENVVFCAVRDYQEEEMDLIRRHKIPLYSVAEITQKGISSTVEEIFKKLEYCDHIYVSFDVDSVDPLYVPGTGTPAMNGLSYEQAMQLNIELIKNKKVCCWEMAEINPLYNNSKDDSTRIFKILEKVTHTLLSNY; encoded by the coding sequence ATGCCAGATTTGGACTCAAATGATGAAAGAATTGTTTTATTTAATAGAGACAAAATAATGAATGATTTAATGAAAAACGTGCGAATAGTAGAAGTTTATTCAGATGTCGCAGGGCATAAAAAAGGCGCGTCATTAGGAATCGATGCATTGCGTGCATCATCAAAAGAGATGAATGCAGACTACTATGAAAAATTGCAACTTGATAGTATAAAAAATGAATATATACATGAAGAAGAGTCACCATTTAAGCATGCAAAATACGCCGATGTAATTGAGCCTGTTATTTCTAAATTGGCGCATAAAATCAAAGATATAAGAAATGAAAATCAATTTCCGATTGTTATCGCAGGTGATCATTCTAGCTGCGCAGGCACGATGCATGGTCTAAAAATGGCGCATCCTGATGCGGAAATTGGCGTGGTTTATATAGACGCACACGCTGATTTCCATTCACCATATACCAGCGGATCAGGAAATATGCATGGCATGCCTTTGGCGATGGCTTGTGCCATTGATAATTTGGAATGTCAGCGTAACGAGCTTTCTGAAAAAGAAAAAGAGTATTGGGAAAAGTTGAAGTTTATGGCATCGAGCGAGCCATCAATTAAGCCAGAAAACGTGGTTTTTTGTGCGGTTAGAGACTATCAAGAAGAAGAGATGGATCTAATTAGAAGACATAAAATCCCTTTATATAGCGTGGCTGAGATAACTCAAAAAGGCATCAGTTCTACCGTAGAGGAAATCTTCAAAAAACTAGAATATTGCGATCATATTTATGTGTCGTTCGATGTTGATAGTGTCGACCCTTTATATGTGCCAGGCACCGGTACGCCTGCAATGAATGGCCTGTCATACGAGCAAGCGATGCAACTTAACATAGAGTTAATTAAGAACAAGAAAGTATGCTGCTGGGAGATGGCAGAGATAAATCCTTTGTATAACAACTCAAAAGATGACTCGACCAGAATATTTAAAATTTTAGAGAAAGTGACCCACACACTTTTGAGCAATTACTAG
- a CDS encoding ornithine cyclodeaminase produces MSKFIVSQKQGVPFVSVQAMAEIISNYGIEQTIKELVDALEQDFSRWDSFEKSSRFASHSKDGVIELMPVSDGEMFACKYVNGHPINTKRDLQTVAAFGLLSDVDTGYPILLTEMCILTALRTAATSALVAKHCAPKNAQSLALIGNGAQGEFQAMGMKAVVGISKVRLYDVDPAASEKVAHNLADSGLEITICKTVEEAVEGADIITTCTADKKNATILRDDMVKKGVYINAIGGDCPGKTELDANILLRADHVIVEFEPQTRIEGDIQQLSQDFPVTEFHRIVNGEKEVRTNEDNLVVFDGVGFASEDFTALVFLRDLIKKQDAYELLDLIPQQQDPKNLYSVVKAHSKDRSLETDEAMAAS; encoded by the coding sequence ATGTCTAAATTTATCGTATCACAGAAGCAGGGTGTGCCATTTGTTAGCGTACAGGCGATGGCTGAAATCATTAGTAATTATGGTATAGAACAGACGATAAAAGAATTGGTAGATGCTTTAGAACAAGATTTTTCTCGTTGGGATAGTTTTGAAAAATCCAGTCGTTTTGCTTCTCATTCCAAAGACGGCGTCATAGAGTTGATGCCTGTCAGCGATGGTGAAATGTTTGCGTGCAAATATGTCAATGGCCATCCAATCAACACCAAGCGCGATTTGCAGACGGTAGCCGCTTTTGGCTTATTGTCTGATGTCGATACCGGCTATCCCATTCTGCTGACAGAGATGTGTATCTTGACTGCCTTACGTACGGCAGCGACTTCTGCACTGGTTGCCAAACATTGTGCGCCTAAAAACGCCCAGTCTTTAGCGCTTATCGGTAATGGTGCTCAGGGTGAGTTCCAAGCAATGGGTATGAAGGCAGTCGTGGGTATCTCAAAAGTGCGTTTGTATGATGTCGACCCAGCCGCATCTGAAAAAGTAGCGCATAACCTTGCTGATTCAGGTCTAGAGATTACTATTTGCAAAACGGTAGAAGAAGCAGTTGAAGGCGCAGATATCATCACTACCTGTACTGCAGATAAGAAAAACGCCACCATTCTTCGTGATGATATGGTCAAAAAAGGCGTCTATATTAACGCTATTGGTGGTGACTGTCCTGGCAAAACAGAGCTAGATGCCAATATCTTGTTAAGAGCCGATCATGTGATTGTAGAGTTTGAACCACAAACTCGTATTGAAGGCGACATTCAACAGCTCTCTCAAGATTTCCCTGTGACAGAGTTTCACCGCATCGTAAACGGTGAGAAAGAAGTACGCACTAATGAGGATAACTTGGTTGTATTTGATGGTGTTGGTTTTGCCTCAGAAGACTTTACGGCTTTGGTATTTTTGCGTGATTTGATTAAAAAACAGGATGCATATGAGCTGCTTGACTTGATTCCTCAGCAACAAGACCCTAAAAACCTCTATTCGGTAGTCAAAGCTCATAGCAAAGATCGTAGCCTAGAGACGGATGAAGCGATGGCCGCATCATAA
- a CDS encoding Lrp/AsnC family transcriptional regulator, translated as MAYYTYDSLDSELISELRQDGRATISNLAKKLKVSRATVQNRLDRLIHNGAILGFTIRVHEALDKETVKAMMMIEVTGKSTSQVIRKLRGIPQLIKLHTTNGAWDLVGEIHTTSLREFDEVLRQVREIDGILNSETSVLLSSL; from the coding sequence ATGGCGTATTACACTTATGACTCTTTAGATAGCGAACTGATATCCGAACTTCGACAAGATGGTCGAGCAACCATCTCAAACCTGGCTAAAAAACTTAAAGTCTCTCGTGCCACTGTCCAAAACAGATTGGATAGACTGATTCACAACGGTGCTATTTTAGGATTTACGATTCGAGTGCATGAGGCACTAGATAAAGAAACAGTCAAAGCGATGATGATGATTGAAGTAACAGGAAAGTCTACTTCACAAGTAATTAGGAAACTGCGAGGTATCCCGCAATTGATTAAGTTACATACAACCAATGGAGCATGGGACTTGGTAGGAGAGATACACACGACAAGCTTGAGGGAATTTGATGAAGTGCTGCGTCAAGTCAGAGAAATTGATGGTATTTTGAATAGTGAAACAAGTGTTCTGCTTTCGAGTTTGTAA
- a CDS encoding GntR family transcriptional regulator, producing MLKNLEKFKIPRYEQVRWHILTLLTESKWDENTPLPTEQEFADKYQVSVGTVRKAVEKLVDDGVLTKYQGRGTFLKRPDFESSLLRFFKFRDKDACYATPTGVVKKVMVIEGIEEINEKLDIGKNKALIYIERVRIIEGKVSLSEKIWLPKSRYQAFVNLEPEDFENLLYPFYYTKCGQFVSSAVETLFFVANHVDPYLDNNEQENLVKVCRIAKSLEGDPIEYRESYGMAEKFSYEVNII from the coding sequence ATGCTAAAAAACTTAGAAAAATTTAAAATACCACGGTATGAGCAAGTGCGATGGCACATTTTGACCTTATTGACAGAAAGTAAATGGGACGAAAACACACCTTTACCGACTGAGCAGGAATTTGCAGACAAGTATCAAGTATCAGTCGGAACCGTTCGAAAAGCGGTTGAGAAGCTGGTCGACGATGGCGTATTAACCAAGTATCAAGGCAGAGGTACCTTTCTAAAGCGTCCAGATTTTGAAAGCTCATTATTACGGTTTTTTAAATTTCGTGATAAAGATGCTTGCTATGCGACACCGACAGGCGTGGTCAAAAAGGTCATGGTAATAGAGGGTATTGAAGAGATTAATGAAAAGCTAGATATTGGTAAGAATAAAGCGCTCATTTATATAGAACGTGTGCGCATTATTGAAGGCAAAGTGTCACTCAGTGAAAAGATTTGGTTACCTAAGAGTCGTTATCAAGCCTTTGTAAATCTAGAGCCTGAAGATTTTGAGAATTTGCTATATCCGTTTTATTATACAAAGTGTGGCCAATTTGTCTCATCTGCCGTAGAGACTTTATTTTTTGTAGCCAATCACGTAGACCCTTATTTAGATAATAATGAGCAAGAAAACCTAGTGAAGGTATGCCGTATTGCTAAGAGTCTAGAAGGTGATCCTATCGAATATAGAGAGTCATATGGAATGGCAGAGAAGTTCAGCTATGAAGTTAATATTATTTAA
- a CDS encoding SLC13 family permease, with translation MTLYILAAIVICIILGYTTKINIGLFAIAFSYLIGCFGMGMSAYEIVELWPLKIFFVIFAVTLFYNFPLANGALEKLSNHLIYRCRHFPEFLPLVIFFAATIVAGLGAGYYTVLATMAPMILLLSKRTNLNLVIATLSVNYGALAGANFITSQSGVIFRELMRGAGVANDNTFTYVLGVFAVTFLMPMIVLGIYCFFNAKNSKIAIQTIVPEPFDNKQKQSIMLIFIMMAIVLIVPILNLLMPNIEAIQFLNARIDIGFIAIIFALISLLLKLGNEKTVIALIPWNTLIMICGVGMLIGLGVEIGVIYELTEWLSTNVPIWMIPILVFVISAIMSIFASTLGVVAPTLFPMVLPLAVASGLNPLLLFTCIVVGAQSSSLSPFSSGGSLMLGASQVVIEKNKLFNALLFKAVPLDIGIGILAIFIIQLLF, from the coding sequence ATGACTCTTTATATTCTAGCCGCAATAGTCATATGTATTATTTTGGGCTATACCACCAAGATCAATATTGGTCTATTTGCTATTGCATTTTCATACCTCATCGGCTGTTTCGGTATGGGAATGAGCGCTTATGAAATTGTTGAGCTATGGCCTCTCAAAATTTTCTTTGTTATTTTTGCCGTTACTCTCTTCTATAACTTTCCTTTAGCGAATGGCGCTTTAGAAAAACTATCGAATCATTTGATCTATAGATGCCGTCATTTTCCCGAGTTTTTACCCTTGGTTATTTTCTTTGCTGCTACGATCGTTGCTGGCTTAGGAGCTGGTTATTACACCGTCTTAGCCACGATGGCACCTATGATTTTGTTATTGTCTAAACGTACTAATTTGAATCTTGTCATTGCTACCTTATCTGTTAACTATGGTGCATTGGCTGGTGCTAACTTTATCACCTCACAAAGCGGGGTTATCTTTCGAGAGCTGATGCGCGGGGCCGGCGTTGCAAATGATAATACCTTTACTTATGTTTTAGGTGTCTTCGCAGTTACCTTTCTCATGCCAATGATCGTCCTAGGTATTTATTGCTTTTTTAATGCCAAAAATAGCAAAATTGCGATTCAAACGATAGTACCAGAGCCTTTCGATAATAAGCAAAAACAATCTATTATGCTGATTTTTATCATGATGGCTATCGTGCTTATTGTACCCATCTTAAATCTCCTAATGCCTAACATAGAAGCAATTCAGTTTTTAAACGCTCGGATTGACATTGGTTTTATCGCCATTATTTTTGCCTTAATCAGTTTATTATTAAAATTAGGGAACGAAAAAACAGTAATTGCTTTAATTCCTTGGAATACGCTTATTATGATTTGTGGGGTCGGCATGCTAATCGGCCTTGGCGTTGAGATCGGTGTTATTTACGAGCTAACAGAATGGCTAAGTACCAACGTTCCTATCTGGATGATACCAATTTTGGTATTTGTTATTAGCGCAATCATGTCAATCTTTGCTAGTACACTTGGCGTAGTCGCTCCTACTCTATTTCCTATGGTGCTGCCTTTAGCCGTTGCCTCTGGACTTAACCCTCTATTGTTATTTACCTGTATTGTGGTGGGAGCACAAAGCTCATCACTCTCTCCTTTCTCATCAGGAGGTAGTCTAATGTTGGGCGCTTCTCAAGTAGTTATAGAAAAAAACAAGCTATTTAATGCGCTATTATTCAAAGCGGTACCCTTAGATATTGGTATTGGTATATTAGCTATTTTCATTATCCAGCTGCTATTTTAA
- a CDS encoding Bug family tripartite tricarboxylate transporter substrate binding protein, with product MNKLSYLALGLSVLTLTACNKSDTAASDASYDAPSRPECIAPAKPGGGFDLTCKLAQAGLRDTGLLEDPMRVTYMPGGVGAVAYNKIVANDRANNDAIIAFSTGSILNLSQGKFGKFTEKDVKWLAAVGTDYGAIAVNADSPIKDLAGLVAELKSNPKAISFAAGGSVGGQDWMQTAILAKAVGVNPSDMTYVAMEGGGEAITAVMGNHVTVVSAGIAEIMPQATAGKLRVLAVFADERLGGTMADIPTAVEQGYDVTWPVMRGYYMGPDVSPAAYDWWKASFDNMLADPKFAELREQQELLPFSMTGDELEAYVYKRTGELRELSAEYGLVDAAAK from the coding sequence GTGAACAAACTATCCTATTTGGCTCTTGGCCTTTCTGTACTTACCCTTACCGCATGTAATAAATCTGATACGGCAGCATCTGATGCCAGTTATGACGCCCCTTCACGTCCAGAATGTATCGCCCCAGCAAAACCAGGCGGTGGCTTTGACTTGACTTGTAAACTTGCTCAAGCTGGCTTAAGAGATACCGGCCTATTAGAAGATCCAATGCGAGTCACTTATATGCCAGGCGGTGTAGGTGCTGTTGCTTACAACAAAATCGTTGCCAATGATCGTGCTAATAACGATGCAATCATTGCTTTCTCTACTGGCTCTATCCTAAATTTATCGCAAGGTAAATTTGGTAAATTCACCGAAAAAGACGTGAAATGGCTAGCAGCCGTTGGTACTGATTATGGTGCTATCGCTGTCAATGCAGACTCACCTATCAAAGATTTGGCAGGATTGGTCGCTGAGCTTAAGTCAAATCCAAAAGCAATCAGTTTCGCCGCTGGTGGTAGTGTTGGTGGTCAGGACTGGATGCAGACAGCTATTTTAGCTAAAGCGGTTGGTGTCAATCCTAGCGATATGACTTATGTTGCGATGGAAGGTGGCGGTGAGGCTATTACAGCGGTCATGGGTAACCATGTGACTGTCGTAAGTGCTGGTATCGCTGAGATCATGCCACAAGCCACTGCTGGCAAATTACGTGTATTGGCTGTATTCGCAGATGAAAGACTGGGCGGCACTATGGCTGATATTCCTACTGCTGTAGAGCAAGGCTATGACGTTACTTGGCCTGTCATGCGTGGTTATTACATGGGTCCAGATGTCAGCCCTGCCGCTTATGATTGGTGGAAAGCAAGCTTTGATAACATGCTGGCGGATCCAAAATTCGCTGAATTACGCGAGCAACAAGAGCTACTACCATTCTCTATGACTGGTGATGAGCTAGAAGCATATGTTTATAAACGTACAGGTGAGCTACGTGAATTGTCTGCTGAGTACGGTCTTGTTGATGCTGCAGCTAAGTAG
- a CDS encoding tripartite tricarboxylate transporter TctB family protein produces MTMERAFSGLMGLFSLFLVYLAIGYVAPIAYDPIGPRPYPILIFSLTALLTLVIAFRPARFTKVIDLGYNNVVLRNLVLCVSALLIYSLIFEPLGFVIATTLMCFAVGLLFAGNPIKSLIFSVVISIALYVLFDMALDVILPLGILSGIMG; encoded by the coding sequence ATGACAATGGAACGTGCGTTTTCTGGATTAATGGGGTTGTTTAGCTTATTTTTGGTCTACTTAGCTATTGGTTACGTTGCTCCTATTGCCTATGATCCTATCGGCCCTAGACCCTATCCTATTTTGATTTTCTCACTTACGGCGCTTTTGACCTTGGTTATTGCCTTTCGTCCAGCACGATTTACGAAAGTCATCGATTTGGGCTATAACAACGTCGTGCTTAGAAATCTTGTGCTGTGTGTCAGCGCATTATTGATTTATAGCTTAATTTTTGAGCCTTTAGGTTTTGTGATTGCTACCACACTGATGTGTTTTGCGGTTGGTTTATTATTTGCCGGAAATCCTATTAAAAGCCTTATCTTTTCAGTTGTGATCAGTATCGCCCTGTATGTCTTATTTGACATGGCTTTGGATGTGATTCTGCCACTTGGAATATTATCAGGAATAATGGGATAG
- a CDS encoding tripartite tricarboxylate transporter permease produces the protein METFDFLMQGFGVAMLPKNLLIALIGAFIGTVVGMLPGLGPINGVAILLPFAFALGLPPESALILLAAVYLGCEYGGRISAILLNVPGSAAAVMTSLDGNPLAVQGKAGIALSISAVASFIGSTIATIGVVLFAPLLAKWAVSFGPAEYFVLMVFAICCLSGLVGDQPIKTAVSALIGLGLATVGVDAVTGIYRYTFDSVNLSDGIQFTTIVIGFFSVSEILILLERTSTGGKIIAQGKRSLFNLKEFLFTIGAMVRSGIMGFFVGILPGAGATIASAMTYASERKIAGDNGKFGEGDLRGLASPEAANNASACGSFVPMLTLGVPGSGTTAVMMGALTLYNITPGPQLFTEQPDIVWGLIASLFICNVILLVMNIPLVGVFSKLLNVPNYILIPSIAAISFVGVYSINSTTFDMVFMVGLGIFGYFLRKLHFPLSALILGYVLGELMESNLRRALSISQGEMSILWSSPITVSLWGLVVVMIFMPIIRKMYRKRFKKTAA, from the coding sequence ATGGAAACTTTTGACTTTTTAATGCAAGGTTTTGGCGTAGCGATGTTGCCCAAAAACTTACTGATTGCACTCATTGGCGCTTTTATTGGTACAGTTGTAGGCATGTTGCCTGGCCTTGGCCCTATTAATGGTGTGGCAATTCTATTGCCTTTTGCCTTTGCCCTTGGTCTACCACCCGAGAGTGCACTTATCTTACTGGCGGCTGTTTATCTTGGTTGCGAATATGGCGGTCGTATTTCTGCCATTCTACTTAACGTGCCGGGATCTGCCGCGGCGGTTATGACCTCATTGGATGGTAACCCGCTAGCGGTTCAAGGCAAGGCTGGCATCGCCTTATCCATCTCTGCGGTTGCCTCGTTTATTGGTTCTACGATTGCGACCATTGGTGTGGTCTTGTTTGCCCCTCTATTGGCCAAATGGGCAGTGTCGTTTGGACCTGCTGAATACTTCGTATTAATGGTATTCGCGATTTGCTGTTTGAGTGGTTTGGTTGGTGATCAACCTATCAAGACAGCAGTGTCAGCGTTAATCGGCTTGGGTCTGGCTACTGTTGGTGTCGATGCGGTCACAGGTATCTATCGCTATACCTTTGATTCAGTCAACTTATCTGATGGTATTCAGTTCACAACGATCGTTATTGGCTTTTTCAGTGTCAGTGAAATCTTGATTTTGCTCGAAAGAACCAGTACTGGTGGGAAAATTATCGCACAAGGTAAGCGTAGCTTATTTAACCTAAAAGAATTTCTCTTTACTATTGGCGCCATGGTACGTAGTGGCATAATGGGCTTTTTCGTTGGTATTTTGCCTGGTGCAGGTGCGACTATCGCGAGTGCGATGACCTATGCTAGTGAACGCAAAATTGCTGGAGACAATGGCAAATTTGGTGAAGGCGATCTTCGTGGTTTAGCATCTCCAGAGGCGGCTAACAACGCATCAGCATGTGGTTCATTTGTACCGATGTTGACTTTGGGTGTTCCTGGTTCTGGTACGACAGCGGTTATGATGGGTGCGTTGACTTTATATAATATTACGCCAGGTCCGCAGCTATTTACCGAACAGCCAGACATCGTTTGGGGTCTTATTGCCTCATTATTCATCTGTAACGTTATCTTGTTAGTAATGAATATTCCTTTGGTTGGCGTATTTTCTAAGCTACTTAATGTACCAAACTATATCTTGATACCATCTATTGCTGCTATCAGTTTCGTTGGTGTTTACTCTATCAACAGCACGACCTTTGATATGGTATTCATGGTAGGACTTGGGATATTTGGTTATTTCTTACGTAAGCTACATTTCCCTCTATCAGCCCTTATTCTAGGTTATGTACTAGGAGAGCTAATGGAGTCTAACCTCAGACGTGCCTTGTCTATTTCTCAAGGTGAGATGTCTATTCTATGGAGTAGCCCAATCACTGTGTCACTATGGGGTTTGGTAGTTGTCATGATATTCATGCCAATCATTCGTAAAATGTATCGTAAGCGTTTTAAAAAGACTGCTGCATAA